The following nucleotide sequence is from Lysobacter panacisoli.
TTCCACTCCATCGATGCGGATCTGCGCGATGCGCCCACCCGCCTGCGGCGCGAGGTCCACGCGCAACGCGCCCTCGCCCAGCGTGAGCAGCGGTCCGGGCGCCATCGGCAGCGTCGCGTCGTGCGACGCACTGCGCTCAGGCGCCATAGGGATCGATCGTCTCGATGCGTCCCTGCGCGTCGTGTCGCAGCGGCGCCACCTTGATCGAGCGGAGATGCGTCACGCCGCCGGACAGAATGGAGTCGTGATAGAACAGGTACCACTGGTCGCCGAATGCGCAGATCGAGTGGTGCGTGGTCCAGCCCACCACCGGCGTCAGGATGCGTCCCTGGTAGGTGAACGGCCCGTACGGGTTGTCGCCGACGGCGTAGCACAGGTAGTGCGTGTTGCCGGTGGAGTACGAGAAGTAATAGCGGCCGCCGTGCTTGTGCAGCCATGAGGCTTCGAAGAAGCGACGATCGTGGTCGCCGGCATGCAGCGGCTCGCCGTTCTCGTCGAGGATCAGCACTTCGCGCGGCGCTTCGGCGAATTCCTTCATGTCCTCGCGCAGACGCGCGATCTTCGGACCGAGCGCGGGCTCGTCGTCGGCCGGCTCGACGTGCGCCTCGTCGCGGACGTTGTCGCGGTACTTCTGCAGTTGCCCACCCCACAGCCCGCCAAAGTACATGTAGTACGCGCCGTCGTCGTCGCCGAACACTGCCGGGTCGATCGAGTAACTGCCCTGCATCGCGTCGGGCTCCGGCACGAACGGACCTTCCGGACGATCGCCCACGGCGACGCCGATCTGGAACACGCCGTCGGCACGCTTGGCCGGGAAGTACAGGTAGTACCTGCCGTCCTTCTGCGCGGCATCGGGCGCCCACATCTGTCGCTGCGCCCACGCCACGTCCTTCACGTGCAGCGCGACACCGCAGTCCTCGGCCTCGCCGTCGGGCGAGTCCATGCGCAGGACGTGGTAGTCCTCCATGCCGAAGTGCGAGCCCTCGTCGTCGAACGGAATGCCCGCGTCGATGTCGTGCGAGGGATAGATGTACAGCTTGCCCTCGAACACGTGCGCCGACGGATCGGCCGTGTAGATGTGGGTGACCAGCGGCTTGGAGATCGCGCGCTGTTCGAGCGTCTGCAGATCGGTGGTTTGGGAAGGATCGGACATGGGGGTCGTGTCGGTTCGAGGTGGGGGATCAGGCGCCCGAGGCGCTCGCCTGCAGGCGACGCGTGCTCAGTTCCTGCTCGATGCGCGATTCCATCGGCTTGTTGATCTCGTACAGGAACAGCAGCGCCACGCACAGCAGGAACGGCAGCGATGCGTACACGCTCACCGCCAGGCGGATGCCGGCGACGGTTTCCGTTGCCTGCGCCGGCGCACCGGCCTCGTAGCCGTAGTACGCGAGGATGCCTGCGACCAGCGCGCCGCCGACGCTGAGGCCGATCTTCAGTCCGCACAGCATCGCCGAGAAGATGATCGCGGTGGCGCGACGGTGGTTCCGCCACTCGGAGTAGTCGGCGACGTCGGCGATCATCGCCCACAGCAGCGGAATGGTGATGCCGTAGAAGAAGCCGTGCAGGATCTGCGAGACGAACACGACCCACGTCGCCTGCGGCGGGAACACGTAGAACACCAGCATGAACAGCGTCGACACCAGCAGCGCGCCGCCGAACACGTCACGCTTGCCGAAGCGGTCGGCCAGGCGCTTGGAGAAGCCGATGCCGATGATCATGAAGACGATGCCGCCGGCGTTGAACAGGCTCAGCGCGGACGTCGGCGCATCCTTTGGCCACTGGAACTCGGTCAGGCCCACGCCGGTGAGCACCGAGTTGAGTCCGGCGATGAAGCCATTGAAGCCGACCTGGTCGAGGAAAGCGGCGAGGTGCGGTTCGCTCAGGTAGTACTTGAAGTAGTACACGTACATGCCGCCCTTCAGGGCCAGCGTGACGAACACCAGGATGGTCAGCAGCAGCATCACCACCCACGGACGGTTGCGGGACAGGTCGCCCAGGTCCTGCGCGACGCTGGACTTCTGCTCCGGCGCGGGGACGATGCGCTCCTTCGTGGTGAAGAAGGTGATCAGGAAGAACACCGTACCGACGATGGCGAACAGCAGCATGGTGTTGTGGAAGCCGCGCACCTTGTCGCCATCGCCGAGGATCAGCACCAGCGGCAGCAGCAGCGCCTGGATGATGAACTGCGCGACCATCACCGCAACGAACCGGTACGAGGACAGGCTGTTGCGCTGGGCCATGCTGCCGGTCAGAACGCCGCTGAGCGCGGAGTACGGCAGGTTGTTGGCCGCGTACACCAGCACAAGCAGCGTGTAGGTCGCGAAGGCGTACGCGACCTTCGCCTGCGGGCCGAGGTCCGGCGTGCTGAAGGCCAGTAGCGAGAAGACGCCGAACGGAATCGCCGTCCACAGGATCCACGGTCGGAACTTGCCCCAGCGCGTGACCGTACGGTCGGCGGCGATGCCGATGATCGGGGTGAACACGAAGGCGCCGAGCATGCCGACGATGAGGATGATCGTCGCCGCGGTCGCCGGCGGGATGCGGTAGACGTCGGTGTAGAAGAACGCCAGGAACGTCACCAGGGTCTGGAAGATCAGGTTCGCGGCGAGGTCGCCGAGGCTGTATCCGACCTTTTCGGTGACCGACAACGTTTCAGGAGTGCTGTTCATGTGCCCCGGCATCGAGAAGTTCAAATGAAGCGGCCCGCCCGGTGTTTGCACCGGAACGGGCCGCAGGTTACCGCTGTTGGATCACGTGCGCGAACGATCAGAACGTGCCGCGGACGCCGAGCGTGTAGGTGGTGCCCGGATCGTACATGTCGTTCACCGCATTCGAGAACGCGAAGTTGGAACGACGCTCCTCGCCGGTGATGTTGGTCACGTTGAAGAAGATCTGCGGCTGGGACTTGATGTTGACCAGCGTGTAGCTGCTGGACAGGTCGAGCTGGCCGCGGTCTTCGCCGTACAGCTGCGCGAACGGAATGCCCTGCTGGTTCGCGCCGCTGCTCGCTGCGCCTTCCTGCCAGTTGTACGACAGGCGCGCGGCGGCGACGTCGTTCTCCCAGTAGATGGTCGCGTTCCACAGCGACGGCGACAGACCGTAGACGTTGGAAGCCAGCGCGTTCGCGTCCTTGCCGATGGTCGACAGGTCGATCTTGGAGTAGTTGGCCATGAAGCCCAGGCCGTCCAGCACGATGCTCAGCGGCTGCACCCAGATCGCTTCCCAGCCGCGGATCTCGAGCTCGGCGTCGGCGTTGACCTGCTGCTGCACGTTGACGGTCGCCACGTCCGGACCGCCGCGCGAGTTGATGGCGCGCTGCTGATCGACCGTCAGGGTCTCGAACGGAATGCCCAGGCTGGTGAACGGCTTGGTGGTGACGCCCTGGAAGGTGTAACCCTCGATACGCTTGCTGAACAGCGTCAGGCCGACGAAGCCTTCGCCGCCCGTGTACCACTCGCCACCGATGTCGAAGTTGGTGGAGATGTACGGGGTCAGGTCCGGGTTGCCCTGGTTGGCCACCTGCGCCGAGATGTCGGTGAAGGTGGTGGCCGGCAGCATCGAGCTCGGGTTCGGACGCGTCATGGTGCGCGAAGCCGACATGCGCACCACCACGTCCTCGGCCACGTCCCACGCCGCGCTGAACGACGGCAGCCACTCATCGTAGTCGCCGCTCAGCGTCTGCCACTGGCGCACGCCGCCGATGGTCACCGGGCCGCTGATCTCCTGGTCGGTCTGCGCGTAACGCACGCCCATGTTGAAGCGCATGTTGCGGTCCCAGATCTCCGTCTCACCATTGAGCATGATGAAGGCGGCGGTGTTGGACTCGTCGAAGCCACCGGTCGGCGCGCCGGTGTTGGCACCGCTCGCCTCGCCCGCCGCGTCGCGGTAGAACGAGTAGTTGGTGTCGGCCATGAAGCGGTCGAAGTCCACCGTCACGAAGCCGAACGGACCCGGGTTGATGTAGCCCGACAGTTCGGCATCGGGCACCTGCGACAGCGCGTACGGCTGCCAGCTGGTGCCGGTGTCGCCGAAGCCCTGGATGCGGCGCTCGTTCTCGTCCCACGCGATGCCGACGACGACGTTGTTGCGGTCGTCGCCCATCTGCAGGCTGGCGTTGAGGCCACGCGTCTCGGTCACGCGCTTTTCGTTCTGCGCCCACACGCGGCCGCCGGTCCAGGTCCAGCCGATGTTCGGATCGTTCAGATCCAGGCCGGTGGTCCAGGTCGGAATGTCGCCGTTGTTGGTGTACTGGATCGTGGTGAACGGCGAGTTGAACAGGATGGTCGGCGAGTCGCGGAACATCCAGCTGCGGCTCATGCTCGCCTGCACATCGAGCTTGAGGTTCTCGTCGAAGTAGAACGTGCCGCCCGGCGTGACCTGCCAGTACTTGACGTCCTCGGTGTACGGACGTGCTTCGAGGAAGTACTGCGCGTTGAGGAACG
It contains:
- a CDS encoding TonB-dependent receptor, yielding MQKQIARTTLSRALGVVLLGMASSAALAQAQTEQPAAQTPASEQTVTELDRVVATGFRQSLEYSTQAKRESTGFTDSIFAEDIGKFPDANIAESLARIPGIQLNRDVNGEGLNIAIRGLPNSFTKTTINGQSVATASIGLDGTNQNREVDLNLFPTEFFNQLKVYKSPTAALPEGGASGVVDMRNVRPFDNPETQVTYSLQADYNDIAEDVNPRGTVIGSWINADRTFGLLGGITSQRGSIGVEGYETVGWTNPNLTNAQCVDGGSGSTFPAMGAPCNTTGGNGWRIPSPVATNAYTTAAGIAGQTIDAQWLRDHNPGLTNAQIGEALIPRLGRPVHMSGDRDRDAFLGSMQWRPNENVDVYMDVLYTEAHRTNDRIDMNLIGRNGAMIPTNMQLDGNNVVTSATFLNAQYFLEARPYTEDVKYWQVTPGGTFYFDENLKLDVQASMSRSWMFRDSPTILFNSPFTTIQYTNNGDIPTWTTGLDLNDPNIGWTWTGGRVWAQNEKRVTETRGLNASLQMGDDRNNVVVGIAWDENERRIQGFGDTGTSWQPYALSQVPDAELSGYINPGPFGFVTVDFDRFMADTNYSFYRDAAGEASGANTGAPTGGFDESNTAAFIMLNGETEIWDRNMRFNMGVRYAQTDQEISGPVTIGGVRQWQTLSGDYDEWLPSFSAAWDVAEDVVVRMSASRTMTRPNPSSMLPATTFTDISAQVANQGNPDLTPYISTNFDIGGEWYTGGEGFVGLTLFSKRIEGYTFQGVTTKPFTSLGIPFETLTVDQQRAINSRGGPDVATVNVQQQVNADAELEIRGWEAIWVQPLSIVLDGLGFMANYSKIDLSTIGKDANALASNVYGLSPSLWNATIYWENDVAAARLSYNWQEGAASSGANQQGIPFAQLYGEDRGQLDLSSSYTLVNIKSQPQIFFNVTNITGEERRSNFAFSNAVNDMYDPGTTYTLGVRGTF
- a CDS encoding MFS transporter, producing MNSTPETLSVTEKVGYSLGDLAANLIFQTLVTFLAFFYTDVYRIPPATAATIILIVGMLGAFVFTPIIGIAADRTVTRWGKFRPWILWTAIPFGVFSLLAFSTPDLGPQAKVAYAFATYTLLVLVYAANNLPYSALSGVLTGSMAQRNSLSSYRFVAVMVAQFIIQALLLPLVLILGDGDKVRGFHNTMLLFAIVGTVFFLITFFTTKERIVPAPEQKSSVAQDLGDLSRNRPWVVMLLLTILVFVTLALKGGMYVYYFKYYLSEPHLAAFLDQVGFNGFIAGLNSVLTGVGLTEFQWPKDAPTSALSLFNAGGIVFMIIGIGFSKRLADRFGKRDVFGGALLVSTLFMLVFYVFPPQATWVVFVSQILHGFFYGITIPLLWAMIADVADYSEWRNHRRATAIIFSAMLCGLKIGLSVGGALVAGILAYYGYEAGAPAQATETVAGIRLAVSVYASLPFLLCVALLFLYEINKPMESRIEQELSTRRLQASASGA
- a CDS encoding glycoside hydrolase family 43 protein; this encodes MSDPSQTTDLQTLEQRAISKPLVTHIYTADPSAHVFEGKLYIYPSHDIDAGIPFDDEGSHFGMEDYHVLRMDSPDGEAEDCGVALHVKDVAWAQRQMWAPDAAQKDGRYYLYFPAKRADGVFQIGVAVGDRPEGPFVPEPDAMQGSYSIDPAVFGDDDGAYYMYFGGLWGGQLQKYRDNVRDEAHVEPADDEPALGPKIARLREDMKEFAEAPREVLILDENGEPLHAGDHDRRFFEASWLHKHGGRYYFSYSTGNTHYLCYAVGDNPYGPFTYQGRILTPVVGWTTHHSICAFGDQWYLFYHDSILSGGVTHLRSIKVAPLRHDAQGRIETIDPYGA